Within Thunnus thynnus chromosome 15, fThuThy2.1, whole genome shotgun sequence, the genomic segment ATCCACTGGCTGCAGGGTTTCAGTGAATTTAATCTTCAGTCCAGGATCAGGTTTAATCCGTGTGTGTTGGTCAGGACTccacctcagtgtgtgtgtgtgtgtgtgtgtgtatgttcctGCAGCTCATATGAAGTCACACCACCTTCAACAGTGTAGATAAAGTGTGTGTTGGTCTCAGTGGAggcagtgtgtctctgtggtaAAGACAGGAAATTGACTCTGTTTCCCAGCagtctctgcttctctgtctctctctgactcgtCCACACTGTCCAGATGATGATTGGCTGTGAGTTGTTTCCatccagccaataacagcagaAGGTGTAGATCttctgttttggtgtgtgtggatcagtgtgtctctATGGTGAAGATGTGATATCAACTGATGATAGCTGACTGTGCTGAGATCTCACTCTGGTTTACTgcagtctgtgtctctgtctctctctcagatgTCCACATTTTACAAGTTATGGTTGGCTGTGAATGGGATGATAAGACTGAAGAGGTTATTGGTTTCGCTCAGACTGGTTATGATGGAGAAGACTTCTTATCATTTGACCTCAAGACACTGACATGGAACGCTGCAAAACCACAAGCTGTCATCATCAAGCACAAGTGGGATCGTGAAGCTGCATCAATCTTCATTAAGAACATTCTCACCAATATTTGCCCTCAGTGGCTGAAGATGAGTCTGGACTATGGGAAGAGCTCTCTGCTGAGAACAGGTTGAATCACATGATCTGATGTGGTTTCAtggacatatatatatatatatatatatatatttatatgctcTTCTGTTGATAATGTGCAGTAACATTGTAATCCAAATGAACAAACATGTAGAGAATTATTGGATATAATGAACagtaatgtttctgtctgtgttgttcggtttctgtctttctctctaccattctctgtctgtctttctctctctctcactctccagACCTTCCCTCAGTATTTCTCCTCCagaagactccctcctctcAAGTCAGCTGCTTCGCTACAGGTTTCTACCCTCACAGAGCCGATatgttctggaggaaagatggagaggagcttcATGAGGAACGTGGAGAGATCCTCCCCAACCATGATGGATCCTTCCAGATGAGTGTTGACCTGAATGTTTCATCAGTCTCACCTGATGACTGGAAGAAGTAcgaatgtgtgtttcagctctctGGTCAAAAGGACGACGTCATTACCAAACTGGACAAAGCTGTGATCAGGACCAACTGGGGTGAGACTGGAATCAAATGTTacacacatgagaaaaaaaagacaaatttagtTTACTTTAGTATTCCTTCAGTTCatgcttgtttttgtctcctttttggTGCTGGATTggacaaatagcctaaactgcCAGTTAGCGAGTCAGCTAGATACTTCTGATGATAAATTAATTACAAAGTTTTGTACCATAGACTCCTGTCTCACGACTGCAAACTGCCTTTTTTTAGCTTCCTCATTTTGGAAACTCCCACTCTCTGTTCTCTCAAAAGTCAGTGCTGTCAATTGGTCAGTGGTTCAAATTTGTGTGTCCAGTTGAAGTTGAAGTCTGCAAACGtgattttagtttagttttctgTCCTTACTTCAGGTTCTAGGTTGTTGATAGTTTGTTTGTTAACTTGTTTGTAGTTGCTCTTTTCCTAAAGTATAGTTTCTTTGTCTAATTAATTATCAattgtgtttctttgtctgttttattaatataattatgaCACATATAGTCTTAAtaaatagatggatagatgTACAACAGTTTTAACCTGCTTCTagtcattttttctttgttttttgcttaACAGAGATACTTACAGATATGACCATCCCCATCATTGCAGTGGTTGCTCTTGCTGTCATCCTCATAGCTGCTGCTGGattcatgttttacaaaaagAAGAGAGGTGAGAGACCTAAACTGAGAGATGCtcttattaaatgttttgtgtgctTAGATTGATTTTGAGTTGATTCTTTTAACCagattataaagaaaaaaacaatagttAATAGTCTGAAGCTATCAACAATGAGATTAGTTTAATGATGATAGAGAAATGTAATAGTCAAAGAGTAGAAAGGCAAAACATAGTAGTAACAAGTAacaatttaaaggaaaattctggtaTTTTCCAACCTGGGTCTTATAATTGTGACCATTCTGACTATGGGTTAAGATAAATTTACATACATGATTTAAAACCCTTGTCTCTGAGATTGATGGAAACTGGTGAGGATGTTGTATTTATGTCAGGGAAATGTTGTTTTATACTCAGTCTTTTAGCATGATATCATGTATGAAGCCattaattgtaaattgtaaagaCCCTCTATCTCCAAAACCAAGTCAGTCTGAGATGGATTTTTCAACAAACTCATAAAATTAATTGGCTAGCCAGCTATAGCTGATAAAATGTGTTAGCAACTTATCATTCCAGCCTGCAAAGTCAATGATCACCagataaaaatgcttttttctacttctgtctgaaatcaatCATCATTGTTACAAAATCT encodes:
- the LOC137198332 gene encoding major histocompatibility complex class I-related gene protein-like produces the protein MKTMELVLLLIFFPVTLSVKHSLTYLLTESSGLQTFPEYVDVAVVDEVQAGCYDSNSKTAEPKQDWAKKLIKDHPQQLEFYSQICVSLHVTLKTDLVNLEQYLNQTGDVHILQVMVGCEWDDKTEEVIGFAQTGYDGEDFLSFDLKTLTWNAAKPQAVIIKHKWDREAASIFIKNILTNICPQWLKMSLDYGKSSLLRTDLPSVFLLQKTPSSQVSCFATGFYPHRADMFWRKDGEELHEERGEILPNHDGSFQMSVDLNVSSVSPDDWKKYECVFQLSGQKDDVITKLDKAVIRTNWEILTDMTIPIIAVVALAVILIAAAGFMFYKKKRATNNITELSEQLNPEA